From Saccharibacillus brassicae:
CGTCTGCCACAGTTTGCCGACTCTTTCTCTCCACCCGATCATCTTACTTCGGAACCTCGAGTTTGTAGCCGACGCCCCAGACGGTCGTAATCATGGAAGCCGAATCGGGCGACACTTTGTTCAGCTTTTCGCGCAGCCGTTTGACGTGGGTGTCGACCGTGCGCAGATCGCCGAAAAATTCGTAGTTCCACACGTCCTTGAGCAGTTCTTCCCGGGAGAAGACCTTGTCCGGCGACACGGCCAGATAATGCAGCAGTTCGTACTCTTTGGGAGTCAGTCCCACTTCGTGCCCTCCGGCCAGCACGCGGTGCGCATCGTGCTCGATCGTCAGGTGCGGGAATACGATGTTGTTGCTCGTTCCGCTTTCTTTGGTCAGATAGGCGGTCGCCGAAGAACGGCGCAGAATCGCTTTGACCCGGTAAATCACTTCGCGCGGGCTGAACGGCTTGACGACGTAATCGTCGGCGCCGACTTCGAAGCCCTGCACCCGGTTGACTTCCTCGCCTTTGGCGGTCAGCATCAGCACGGGCGTCGATTTGACCTGGCGCAGACGCGCGCACACTTCCACGCCGTCGATGCCGGGCAGCATCACGTCGAGAATGACCAGCGTGTAATCGCCTTCCGTCGCTTTTTGCAGAGCGCTCTCGCCGTCCTCCGCTTCTTCGATCTCATAGCCTTCTTTTTCCAAATACATGCGAAGCAAACGCCGGATTCTTTCTTCGTCGTCCACTACGAGAATTCGCTCTTTTTGATCAGCCACGATGCAACAATCCTTTCGTCAACGGTATGCGCGGAAAAGTTACTTGTCCGGCGTTTCTCTCTCGTGCTTAATTTCCGAAAGCTGCTTCAGCTCGTTGATTTCGCTTGCCGTCAGCGGGCGATGCAGGCCGCGCTTGAGGTTCTGCAAAAACAGATTGCCCATCGAGATCCGCTTGAGGCGTTTGACCGGGTGCGAGATCGCGTCGAACATGCGCCGAACCTGACGGTTCTTGCCTTCGTAGATCGTGATGCGGATCGTCGCCTGCTTTTTCTGCTGGTCCACGTCGTAATATTCAAGCTGCGCCGGAGCGGTCATGCCGTCTTCCAGCTGAATGCCCCGTCTCAGTTTCTCGAGCGAATCGCCGTGCGGAATGCCTTCTACCGTAGCCAGGTAGGTCTTCGGCACGTGATGGCTCGGGTGCGTCAGCTTCTGGGCCAGATCGCCGTCGTTCGTCAGCAGCAGCAGCCCTTCCGAATCGTAGTCCAGACGGCCTACCGGATAGACGCGTTCCTTGATCCCTTTGATGTAATCGGTTACGACCTTGCGGCCTTCGGGATCGGTCGCGCTCGTAATGACGCCTTTGGGCTTGTTGAACATCAGATACAGCTTCTGCTGCGCTTTGATCGCCCGGCCGCTGACCGTGATCTCGTCAACGTTCGGGTCGGCTTTTGTGCCAAGCGTCGTTACGACTTCGCCGTTCACCTCGACCTTGCCCGCCAGGATGAGCTCCTCGCATTTTCGTCTCGAAGCCACGCCCGCCTGGGCCAAAATTTTCTGTAATCGTTCCATAGTCATCCAGTCACCTCATCTTTCATCATACCTATAGAGTTCAGAAACCACAAGTTCAACCATACGTTTTTGCGGCGCTTGTCCGCCTTGCGAAGACACTCGCACCCCGGAACCATCCGCCTACGGCATACTGCCCGGCAAGCAGCGAAAACAGGGCCCTTTCCCTGATGCGGGAAGGGCCCAAGACAACGTCGCGGCAGGCG
This genomic window contains:
- a CDS encoding response regulator transcription factor — encoded protein: MADQKERILVVDDEERIRRLLRMYLEKEGYEIEEAEDGESALQKATEGDYTLVILDVMLPGIDGVEVCARLRQVKSTPVLMLTAKGEEVNRVQGFEVGADDYVVKPFSPREVIYRVKAILRRSSATAYLTKESGTSNNIVFPHLTIEHDAHRVLAGGHEVGLTPKEYELLHYLAVSPDKVFSREELLKDVWNYEFFGDLRTVDTHVKRLREKLNKVSPDSASMITTVWGVGYKLEVPK
- a CDS encoding pseudouridine synthase, encoding MERLQKILAQAGVASRRKCEELILAGKVEVNGEVVTTLGTKADPNVDEITVSGRAIKAQQKLYLMFNKPKGVITSATDPEGRKVVTDYIKGIKERVYPVGRLDYDSEGLLLLTNDGDLAQKLTHPSHHVPKTYLATVEGIPHGDSLEKLRRGIQLEDGMTAPAQLEYYDVDQQKKQATIRITIYEGKNRQVRRMFDAISHPVKRLKRISMGNLFLQNLKRGLHRPLTASEINELKQLSEIKHERETPDK